One window of the Desulfofalx alkaliphila DSM 12257 genome contains the following:
- a CDS encoding FtsW/RodA/SpoVE family cell cycle protein codes for MVSETGAGNLSVSTRQREHRLLFYGGLYLWVGVLTLYLGMDHMPHAYMVVAGALGTFVGFLSLSWLWRLTGFRADPYLLPIITVLISTGLVFLLRLQPHYAIRQFAWLLVALVALALVTTLFRNYHLLSEYRYIYALLGVIALVVPIFFGEELGGAKRWLELPWFQVQTSEFVKIVLVLFLASYLAENKRILTTGTGSVFGIPVPSLREWGPMLVMWGIALVLLVFQRDLGTALIYFCTFLAMLYVATARIFYILFGLTMFIIGAFICYLLFFHVQVRVDIWLNPWPLYDSYGYQIIQSLFAMGSGGVLGSGLGAGRPDLIPAAHTDFIFAAISEEMGLLGGAGIILLFILLIYRGLRIALEAKDDFSALLAAGLTALMGLQVFIILAGVMKLLPLTGITLPFISYGGSSLVANSIILGLLLNVSHKAVVSNEK; via the coding sequence ATGGTTAGCGAAACCGGTGCCGGCAATTTAAGTGTGAGTACCCGGCAGAGGGAGCATAGACTGTTATTTTATGGCGGTCTGTACCTGTGGGTGGGTGTGCTGACTTTATACCTGGGAATGGACCATATGCCCCATGCTTACATGGTGGTGGCGGGGGCCCTAGGTACTTTTGTTGGCTTTTTGTCACTTAGTTGGTTGTGGCGGCTGACCGGATTTAGGGCTGATCCTTATTTATTGCCCATAATCACCGTATTAATATCCACAGGTTTGGTTTTTTTGTTGAGGTTGCAACCCCATTATGCAATCCGCCAATTTGCCTGGTTGTTGGTGGCCCTTGTGGCCTTGGCCTTGGTTACCACCTTGTTTCGCAATTATCACCTATTGTCTGAATATCGTTATATTTACGCCCTGCTAGGGGTTATAGCTTTAGTGGTACCAATTTTTTTTGGGGAAGAATTGGGCGGTGCCAAACGGTGGTTAGAATTGCCCTGGTTTCAGGTGCAAACGTCAGAATTTGTTAAAATAGTGTTGGTTTTATTTTTGGCCTCCTATCTTGCTGAAAATAAGAGAATACTAACCACAGGAACAGGGTCGGTTTTTGGCATACCGGTGCCAAGCCTGCGGGAGTGGGGGCCGATGCTGGTGATGTGGGGAATTGCCTTGGTGCTGTTGGTGTTTCAAAGGGACTTAGGCACTGCCTTGATCTATTTTTGTACCTTTCTTGCCATGTTATATGTTGCCACAGCCAGGATTTTTTATATATTATTTGGTTTGACCATGTTTATAATAGGAGCATTTATTTGTTATCTTTTGTTTTTTCATGTGCAGGTGAGGGTAGACATATGGCTTAATCCTTGGCCCTTATATGATTCTTACGGCTACCAAATTATACAGTCACTTTTTGCCATGGGCAGTGGCGGAGTTTTGGGTTCAGGTTTAGGGGCAGGGAGACCGGACTTAATTCCTGCGGCCCACACAGATTTTATATTTGCTGCCATTTCTGAGGAGATGGGTCTATTGGGTGGCGCCGGGATTATTCTTCTCTTTATCCTCTTAATCTATCGCGGCTTGCGGATAGCCCTGGAGGCAAAGGATGACTTTTCTGCCCTGTTGGCAGCAGGCTTAACTGCACTGATGGGTTTGCAGGTTTTTATTATATTGGCCGGGGTGATGAAGTTACTGCCCTTAACCGGTATCACTTTGCCTTTCATAAGTTACGGCGGCAGTTCTCTGGTAGCTAACTCTATCATTTTAGGATTATTGTTGAATGTGTCCCACAAGGCGGTTGTTTCTAATGAAAAATAA
- a CDS encoding RCKP-type rubredoxin-like domain-containing protein → MATWICTQCGEKKEGRCKPRKCPACGASGTETFKKDEETNK, encoded by the coding sequence ATGGCAACATGGATCTGCACCCAGTGCGGTGAGAAAAAAGAGGGTCGCTGCAAGCCAAGAAAATGCCCTGCATGTGGTGCGTCGGGTACTGAAACCTTTAAAAAAGATGAGGAAACAAACAAATAA
- the pknB gene encoding Stk1 family PASTA domain-containing Ser/Thr kinase, which translates to MIGKLLGNRYEIQEQLGGGGMAVVYKAKDTFLNRLVTIKVLRSEFVSDSDFIRRFRREAQAVASLSHSNIVNIHDVGQEEDTHYLVMEYIDGDNLKNFIQDKPDLPIHEIVSIVRQICDALQHAHENNIVHRDVKPHNILITPNHRVKLTDFGIALEATTGTITNTQTIMGSVHYISPEQAKGETPGPQSDIYSLGVVLYEMLTSQLPFKGDGPVAVALKHIQEQPPLPGEINPHIPKELERVVLKAMEKNPDQRYRSAQEFSSELLRAVNGQRAVPDQEDDFATQVLPSNIKAEQEEIKSKKEDKKAKAIKISVLAGLLLLSLLGGMLFALFNYLNVPEVAVPEVEGLPVEEARILLAGEGLEPTEREIHSSSVEKGIVISQSIAPGTKVKKGRAIEMTVSLGPEMQTLPDVTNLPISDARIMLHNADFNYKENEVFDENVEAGYVISQDPPHGKHPKGITVELKVSKGPEFNFQSVPNLIGLNIDAARARLAEYNLVLAQPVKGERSDRYLEGQVIRQTPESGTEIREGSEVSIVVSEGPGPAKRTVNVTVPIDDDGKSHEVRISVEDVRGTRDVYVATRSSGEIVVEPVEYYGNAVIRVYIDGELKFDQSP; encoded by the coding sequence ATGATCGGTAAGCTATTGGGGAACCGGTATGAAATACAGGAACAACTGGGCGGCGGTGGGATGGCCGTTGTTTACAAGGCTAAGGATACTTTTTTAAATCGCTTGGTTACAATTAAGGTGTTAAGGTCGGAGTTTGTATCTGACAGTGATTTTATCCGTCGCTTTCGCCGAGAGGCACAGGCTGTGGCCAGCCTTTCTCACTCTAACATTGTTAACATTCATGATGTTGGCCAGGAAGAAGATACCCATTATCTGGTAATGGAGTATATAGATGGGGACAACTTAAAGAATTTTATTCAAGACAAGCCCGACCTGCCTATACATGAAATAGTAAGCATTGTGCGGCAAATTTGTGATGCCCTGCAGCATGCCCATGAAAACAATATTGTACACCGGGATGTAAAGCCCCATAATATTTTAATTACCCCTAACCATCGGGTAAAACTTACCGATTTTGGCATTGCTTTAGAAGCCACCACCGGCACAATTACAAATACTCAAACTATTATGGGCTCTGTGCATTATATATCACCGGAACAGGCAAAGGGGGAAACCCCCGGCCCGCAATCAGATATCTACTCCCTTGGTGTGGTGCTGTATGAAATGCTTACTTCACAGCTACCGTTCAAAGGAGACGGCCCGGTGGCGGTGGCATTAAAACATATACAAGAGCAGCCTCCACTTCCTGGGGAAATAAACCCACATATACCTAAGGAATTAGAACGAGTTGTGTTAAAGGCAATGGAAAAAAATCCTGATCAGCGGTACCGGTCTGCCCAAGAGTTCAGTTCGGAACTGCTGAGGGCTGTAAATGGCCAAAGGGCTGTTCCGGATCAGGAGGATGACTTTGCCACTCAAGTTTTACCAAGCAATATAAAGGCCGAGCAGGAAGAAATAAAGTCCAAAAAAGAAGATAAAAAAGCAAAGGCAATCAAAATCAGCGTACTGGCGGGTCTGTTGCTTTTGAGCTTATTGGGCGGAATGTTGTTTGCACTTTTTAATTACCTAAATGTACCTGAAGTGGCAGTGCCCGAGGTGGAAGGCTTACCTGTGGAAGAAGCGCGCATTTTATTGGCAGGGGAGGGCTTAGAGCCCACGGAGCGTGAAATACATAGCAGCTCAGTTGAGAAGGGGATTGTTATTTCCCAGAGTATAGCACCGGGTACCAAGGTGAAAAAGGGCCGTGCCATAGAGATGACCGTCAGCTTGGGTCCGGAAATGCAAACACTTCCCGATGTGACAAATCTGCCCATCAGTGACGCGCGAATAATGCTGCACAATGCTGATTTTAATTATAAGGAAAATGAAGTATTCGATGAAAATGTAGAAGCGGGCTACGTGATCAGTCAGGATCCACCCCACGGTAAGCACCCCAAGGGTATTACCGTGGAGCTTAAAGTAAGCAAGGGTCCGGAGTTTAACTTCCAATCTGTGCCTAATTTAATTGGCTTAAACATTGATGCGGCCCGGGCAAGGTTGGCTGAGTATAACTTGGTGCTGGCTCAACCTGTAAAGGGAGAGCGCAGTGACAGGTATCTCGAAGGCCAGGTGATTAGACAAACTCCCGAATCCGGTACGGAAATAAGAGAAGGTTCTGAAGTGTCAATTGTGGTAAGTGAAGGGCCCGGCCCCGCAAAAAGAACGGTTAATGTCACCGTGCCCATTGATGATGATGGAAAAAGTCATGAAGTGAGAATAAGTGTGGAGGATGTCCGTGGCACCAGGGATGTGTATGTTGCCACGCGCTCTTCCGGTGAAATTGTTGTGGAGCCTGTGGAGTATTATGGAAATGCTGTCATTCGGGTATATATTGACGGGGAATTAAAGTTTGATCAATCCCCATAA
- the rpe gene encoding ribulose-phosphate 3-epimerase, with protein sequence MIKLAPSILSADFARLAQEVNTVERAGAEYLHLDVMDGHFVPNITIGPLVVQALRPHSKMFFDVHLMIAQPDKYLADFVEAGADLVTVHVEACTHLHRVVTQIKELGVKAGVALNPATPISAVEHVLPLVDLVLLMTVNPGFGGQKFIPQVLPKIKQVRELIANTGLNTEIQVDGGINIETAGKVVECGAKVLVAGSAIFNSNDREHAVQALRKAALGGDK encoded by the coding sequence ATGATAAAGTTGGCCCCATCAATATTGTCGGCAGATTTTGCCCGCCTGGCCCAAGAGGTGAACACTGTGGAGCGAGCAGGTGCTGAATATTTGCACCTTGATGTGATGGACGGACATTTCGTACCTAATATAACCATTGGCCCATTGGTGGTACAGGCGCTAAGACCCCATTCAAAAATGTTTTTTGATGTGCACCTGATGATTGCACAACCGGACAAATACCTGGCGGACTTTGTGGAAGCCGGTGCTGACTTGGTAACGGTGCACGTGGAAGCATGCACTCACCTTCACCGGGTAGTAACACAAATTAAAGAATTGGGTGTTAAAGCCGGGGTGGCACTAAATCCGGCTACTCCGATAAGTGCTGTGGAACATGTACTGCCACTGGTGGATTTGGTGTTATTAATGACAGTTAACCCTGGCTTTGGTGGGCAAAAATTTATTCCCCAGGTGCTGCCTAAAATTAAGCAAGTACGGGAATTAATAGCTAATACAGGCCTAAACACTGAAATACAAGTGGACGGCGGTATTAACATAGAAACAGCCGGAAAGGTTGTAGAGTGTGGTGCCAAGGTATTGGTGGCAGGCTCAGCTATCTTTAACAGCAATGATAGGGAGCATGCGGTACAAGCATTACGCAAGGCCGCTTTAGGAGGTGATAAATAA
- a CDS encoding FhaA domain-containing protein, which yields MAMGLFSGLEGNLEKYIEGFFKDKFKGRIQPVEIAKRLAREMRDKRRVSVKKTYVPNEYKVMLNPEDWESIGAFNKMLSLELQDYLEQKAKEKRFTLVAPPVVELEKNKDISAGDIELLSSFSEAIPLTKEELRQHNKNAFEDEEIHKTQMYKPVKGTEPIEKLMTAKYSLVVLEGRDVGKTFLLNNYRAVIGRKNTCDIVLTDPSVSRRHAQIDNVNDGYLLTDLNSTNGTLVGGVKVTKKLLQPKDLITFGTTVCQFKVD from the coding sequence ATGGCTATGGGCCTCTTTTCCGGTCTTGAAGGTAATTTAGAAAAATACATTGAAGGTTTTTTTAAAGACAAATTTAAAGGGCGGATACAGCCGGTGGAAATAGCGAAGCGCTTAGCCCGTGAAATGCGAGATAAGCGCAGGGTAAGTGTTAAAAAAACCTATGTGCCCAACGAATATAAGGTGATGCTGAACCCCGAAGATTGGGAAAGTATCGGTGCATTTAACAAAATGTTATCATTGGAGCTGCAGGATTACCTGGAGCAAAAGGCAAAAGAAAAAAGGTTTACTTTGGTAGCTCCGCCGGTGGTAGAATTGGAAAAGAATAAGGATATATCCGCCGGTGACATTGAATTGCTGTCATCCTTTAGTGAAGCAATACCTTTAACAAAAGAAGAATTACGCCAGCACAACAAAAATGCTTTTGAAGACGAAGAAATACATAAAACACAAATGTATAAACCGGTAAAGGGCACAGAACCCATAGAAAAGCTAATGACAGCAAAGTATTCTTTGGTAGTGCTGGAAGGTCGTGATGTGGGGAAAACATTTTTGTTAAATAACTACCGTGCTGTTATCGGACGAAAAAACACCTGTGATATTGTTTTAACAGACCCAAGTGTGTCAAGGCGCCATGCGCAAATTGATAATGTTAATGATGGGTACCTGTTGACTGATCTCAACAGTACCAATGGTACGCTGGTTGGTGGGGTAAAGGTAACAAAAAAATTGCTTCAACCAAAAGATCTTATCACCTTTGGTACAACAGTGTGCCAATTTAAGGTGGATTGA
- a CDS encoding FHA domain-containing protein: MLGIVLLALRLLFLGLFYLFLLKLVIMVVGDLRKAPAAHSQKGGHIIIPKEIKGGDGATLVVVASENDMIKPGFKIYLGDSTRLGRSAKNDVSIVDDFVSTEHAAIKLKDGQYWLEDMGSLNGTYLNEKRLTRPAVLANGDRVRLGGVSFEFVRWAHEVESNN, encoded by the coding sequence ATGCTTGGAATTGTATTGTTGGCATTACGACTTTTATTTTTAGGCTTATTCTATTTGTTTTTATTAAAGCTAGTAATTATGGTTGTTGGGGATCTGCGCAAGGCCCCGGCTGCACACAGCCAAAAAGGCGGACATATTATTATCCCCAAGGAGATTAAAGGCGGTGACGGTGCAACTTTAGTGGTTGTTGCCAGTGAAAATGATATGATTAAACCGGGGTTTAAAATTTATCTTGGCGACAGTACAAGATTAGGCAGGTCCGCAAAGAATGATGTTTCCATTGTGGATGATTTTGTTTCAACGGAGCACGCGGCCATTAAGCTAAAGGACGGACAGTATTGGTTGGAAGATATGGGAAGTCTAAATGGTACCTATTTAAACGAAAAAAGGTTAACCCGGCCTGCGGTGCTGGCCAATGGAGATAGGGTGCGGTTGGGTGGAGTTAGTTTTGAGTTTGTGAGGTGGGCACATGAGGTGGAGTCAAATAACTGA
- the rsgA gene encoding ribosome small subunit-dependent GTPase A, with product MIEGIVVKAYSGYYYVQDGDAQWICRLRGKFRYDKQKVLVGDRVRLKPAEKNTGVVYEVLNRRNELLRPPVANVDQGVITFAVAHPEPNLSLLDRFLVLAESSGVKPVICLNKADLLGEQEPEWLDLYRRIGYGVFYTSTKYNTGLDELRAELRGKISVFAGPSGVGKSSLLNSIKPGLKLKTGEISEKLKRGRHTTRHVELLPINGGLVVDTPGFSNLNLPEIPAAELMHYFPELAKFQGKCRFTSCTHNMEPQCAIKKAVDLGEIDAGRYNNYLQFLNELTERERRY from the coding sequence ATGATTGAAGGCATAGTTGTCAAAGCATATAGTGGATATTATTATGTGCAGGACGGTGATGCCCAGTGGATTTGCCGTTTAAGGGGCAAGTTTCGTTATGACAAACAAAAGGTTTTGGTGGGCGACCGGGTGCGCTTAAAACCGGCAGAGAAAAATACCGGCGTAGTTTATGAGGTGCTAAATAGACGCAATGAATTGTTGCGCCCACCGGTGGCCAATGTGGATCAGGGGGTAATTACCTTTGCCGTTGCTCACCCGGAACCGAATTTAAGCCTCTTGGATCGGTTTTTGGTACTGGCTGAAAGCTCGGGGGTAAAGCCGGTAATATGTTTAAATAAGGCTGATTTATTAGGGGAGCAAGAACCGGAATGGTTAGACCTATATCGGAGAATTGGCTATGGGGTATTTTATACCAGTACTAAGTATAATACCGGCTTAGATGAACTGAGGGCAGAGTTGAGGGGTAAGATTTCTGTTTTTGCAGGCCCGTCGGGGGTGGGTAAATCAAGTTTGTTAAATTCCATTAAACCGGGGCTTAAATTAAAAACAGGGGAAATAAGCGAAAAATTAAAGCGGGGTAGGCATACCACACGGCATGTTGAGTTATTACCAATAAACGGCGGCCTGGTGGTGGACACACCGGGTTTTTCAAACCTCAATCTACCTGAAATACCGGCAGCGGAACTGATGCATTACTTTCCTGAACTGGCAAAGTTTCAAGGGAAATGCCGTTTTACCAGCTGTACCCATAACATGGAACCCCAATGTGCAATTAAAAAGGCAGTGGACCTGGGGGAAATTGATGCCGGAAGATATAATAACTATTTACAATTTTTAAACGAGTTAACAGAACGGGAGAGGAGATATTAG
- a CDS encoding peptidoglycan D,D-transpeptidase FtsI family protein, translating to MKNNIRNLGIFILLLLTILIFYLSYIHLKMGSELASHPNNRRMAEQMANIHRGSIYDRKGVVLAESRWVDEGSVRVYPRGAETANIIGYTSKKYGASGLESTYDIELLGMNREEKLFNEIRKATGQSQLGQDLVLTLDAELQHLAVELLGGKRGAVVAVDPRTGAILAAATSPSFDPNNLEQEWEHLQNNKDAPLLNRAFQGAYPPGSVMKLITAAGALAQGHQGGDLVNCPGYLMVEGFKLEDNVHGHVDLTEALVVSCNTAFGQLALEMGRQPFVQVAEQFGFNTDFALGVESRPSTMGDIENMDSRQLAVTAIGQGDLLVSPLHMAMVAAAVANGGSMMQPYLVQEVRNSLGKTSYQHRPGLMLQATDAETARIIGDAMAAAVERGTARAAAIGGIEVAGKTGTAENPHGASHAWFVGFAPVQQPRVAVSVIIENGGSGGRVAAPIAQKVISEALMR from the coding sequence ATGAAAAATAACATTCGCAATTTAGGGATTTTTATTTTGTTGTTGTTGACCATATTGATATTCTATCTGTCGTATATACATTTAAAAATGGGTTCTGAGCTGGCTTCTCATCCAAATAACCGTCGCATGGCAGAGCAGATGGCCAATATACACCGGGGCAGTATATATGACAGAAAGGGTGTTGTCCTGGCAGAAAGCAGGTGGGTTGATGAAGGCAGCGTCCGGGTTTACCCAAGGGGCGCGGAAACTGCCAATATTATAGGCTACACTTCTAAAAAATATGGAGCAAGCGGCTTGGAATCCACTTATGACATTGAACTTTTAGGTATGAACAGGGAGGAAAAACTTTTTAATGAAATAAGAAAAGCCACCGGCCAAAGCCAGCTTGGGCAGGATTTGGTATTAACCTTGGATGCAGAGTTACAGCACTTGGCGGTGGAACTCTTGGGCGGCAAGAGGGGTGCGGTGGTGGCTGTGGACCCGCGCACCGGAGCAATTTTGGCAGCGGCAACATCCCCGTCCTTTGATCCCAATAATTTAGAGCAAGAATGGGAGCATCTACAAAATAATAAGGATGCACCGCTTTTGAACAGGGCTTTTCAGGGGGCCTATCCACCGGGTTCGGTGATGAAATTAATTACAGCGGCCGGGGCCTTGGCCCAGGGACACCAGGGCGGGGACCTTGTCAATTGCCCGGGCTATCTGATGGTGGAAGGTTTTAAGCTGGAAGATAATGTACATGGCCATGTGGACTTGACCGAAGCCTTGGTGGTATCGTGCAATACCGCCTTCGGGCAACTGGCTTTAGAAATGGGACGGCAACCCTTTGTGCAAGTTGCAGAGCAGTTTGGCTTTAATACTGATTTTGCTTTAGGTGTAGAAAGCCGGCCCAGCACCATGGGGGATATTGAAAACATGGACAGCAGGCAATTGGCGGTTACAGCCATAGGCCAAGGGGATTTGCTGGTCAGTCCACTACACATGGCCATGGTGGCGGCGGCTGTGGCAAACGGTGGCTCGATGATGCAGCCCTATTTGGTGCAAGAAGTAAGAAACTCTTTAGGCAAAACGTCATATCAGCATAGACCCGGTCTTATGCTGCAGGCCACTGACGCAGAAACGGCCCGGATTATCGGTGATGCCATGGCTGCAGCGGTGGAGAGGGGAACGGCAAGGGCTGCGGCCATAGGTGGAATAGAGGTGGCAGGAAAGACGGGTACCGCTGAAAACCCCCATGGTGCTTCCCATGCTTGGTTTGTAGGCTTTGCCCCGGTTCAGCAGCCCAGGGTTGCGGTGTCTGTAATAATTGAAAACGGTGGTTCAGGTGGCAGGGTGGCAGCACCAATTGCACAAAAAGTGATATCTGAGGCATTGATGAGGTGA
- a CDS encoding Stp1/IreP family PP2C-type Ser/Thr phosphatase translates to MRWSQITEVGLVRSENEDSLLVCPDIGLFVVADGMGGHQAGEVASRQALVYLERYLRRELPNTADVGKLVVEAMEQANRHVYEMACNDANLQGMGTTVTACLLSGDTVYVAHVGDSRAYLLRGNTIKQVTDDHSLVGELVKNGSITEDLAQVHPRRNVLTQAVGAMTNVEVDLYKLVLYKGDRLLLCTDGLTNHLVGKEIHAIVSSVDTPDEAVKKLANAALEQGGTDNVSIILIEI, encoded by the coding sequence ATGAGGTGGAGTCAAATAACTGAAGTGGGGCTGGTTCGTTCAGAAAATGAAGATAGCCTGCTTGTCTGCCCTGACATTGGGCTCTTTGTGGTGGCAGATGGAATGGGTGGTCACCAAGCCGGAGAGGTAGCCAGCAGACAGGCCCTGGTTTATCTAGAGCGGTATCTTAGACGCGAACTGCCCAATACCGCCGATGTCGGTAAGTTGGTGGTAGAAGCCATGGAGCAAGCAAACAGACATGTATACGAAATGGCCTGCAATGACGCAAATTTACAAGGCATGGGCACCACGGTAACTGCATGTCTGTTAAGCGGCGACACTGTTTATGTGGCCCATGTGGGTGACAGCAGAGCATATCTGTTGAGGGGGAACACCATTAAACAGGTTACCGATGATCATTCATTGGTGGGTGAGCTGGTAAAGAATGGCAGCATTACCGAAGATTTGGCCCAGGTACATCCCCGCAGAAATGTTTTAACCCAAGCTGTCGGTGCAATGACCAATGTTGAAGTTGATTTATATAAATTAGTGCTCTATAAGGGCGATAGGTTATTATTGTGTACAGACGGTTTGACCAATCATTTGGTGGGTAAGGAAATACATGCCATTGTCAGCAGTGTCGATACCCCCGATGAAGCGGTGAAAAAGTTAGCCAACGCAGCCCTGGAGCAAGGCGGTACAGATAATGTTTCAATCATTTTGATTGAAATATAA
- a CDS encoding quaternary amine ABC transporter ATP-binding protein codes for MKKIEVKNLVKIFGDNPDRALKLLQQGIDKDEILAKTKQTVGVYNINFDVEAGETFVLMGLSGSGKSTLLRCLNRLIDPTGGEVYIDGEDITKVNEESLRNIRRRKLGMVFQKFALFPHRTVLENAAFGLEIQGIDEQERFDKAQRALELVGLKGYEKSMPSQLSGGMQQRVGLARALSSDPDILLMDEAFSALDPLIRKEMQDELLSIQSQMNKTIIFVTHDLDEALKIGDRIALMKDGAIVQIGTPEEILTNPANDYVERFVEDVDMTKVLTAEGIMKSPQVVITIKDGPRLALRLMKEHGLSSIFVTTRDRKLLGIVTADCCVDAVVNGYNDINRLVITDVPKVNLEAHVNEIIPLMADSKYPVAVVDEQDKLRGVLVRGAVLAGMMKKGGE; via the coding sequence ATGAAGAAGATAGAGGTTAAAAATTTAGTGAAAATATTTGGCGACAACCCTGACAGGGCATTAAAGTTGCTGCAGCAGGGTATAGATAAAGATGAAATCTTGGCAAAAACCAAACAAACAGTGGGAGTATATAATATAAATTTTGATGTGGAAGCTGGGGAAACCTTTGTGCTGATGGGTTTATCCGGTAGCGGCAAATCAACGCTGCTACGTTGTTTGAATCGATTGATTGACCCTACCGGAGGCGAAGTTTATATTGACGGGGAAGATATAACTAAGGTAAATGAAGAGTCATTACGCAACATTAGACGGCGGAAGTTAGGGATGGTGTTTCAAAAGTTTGCCCTGTTCCCACATCGTACCGTATTGGAAAACGCTGCCTTTGGCTTAGAAATACAAGGCATTGATGAGCAAGAAAGATTTGACAAGGCCCAACGGGCATTGGAGTTGGTTGGTTTAAAGGGTTATGAGAAGTCTATGCCAAGTCAACTCTCCGGTGGGATGCAGCAGCGGGTAGGCTTGGCCAGGGCCCTATCCAGCGATCCGGATATACTGCTAATGGATGAAGCCTTTAGTGCCTTGGATCCCTTAATTCGTAAAGAAATGCAAGACGAACTCTTGTCCATTCAAAGCCAGATGAACAAGACTATCATATTTGTAACCCACGATTTGGATGAGGCCCTTAAAATTGGTGACCGCATTGCCCTAATGAAGGACGGTGCCATTGTGCAAATAGGCACACCTGAAGAAATATTAACAAACCCTGCCAATGATTACGTTGAACGCTTTGTAGAAGATGTGGACATGACCAAGGTACTTACCGCTGAGGGCATTATGAAGAGCCCACAGGTGGTGATTACCATAAAGGACGGCCCTCGCTTGGCATTGCGCCTAATGAAGGAGCACGGTTTATCCAGTATTTTTGTAACTACCCGGGACAGAAAGCTCTTGGGTATTGTAACTGCGGACTGCTGTGTTGACGCGGTGGTAAACGGTTACAATGATATTAATCGGCTGGTAATAACTGATGTCCCAAAGGTAAATTTGGAAGCCCATGTGAATGAAATTATTCCATTGATGGCAGACTCAAAATACCCTGTGGCCGTGGTTGATGAACAGGACAAATTAAGAGGTGTACTGGTACGGGGCGCGGTGCTGGCCGGCATGATGAAGAAGGGGGGCGAATAA